From the genome of Sporosarcina sp. ANT_H38:
TTGCTTCTCTTTTTCCGTCGCTGTTGCTGAATCCCCTTTTGTAGCTGCCGTTACTAATTCGGCGGCTAGTACTAAATGCTCCCTAATAAGCTCAGTGTATCTATCCGCAATTTTATCGCCATAAAAGGGCCGTAAGCTATTCCCCAAATCAGTCGCATTTCTCAAAAGACGCTCTTGGACAGACGGTAAATCCGGCAAGCCGAATACGATGCCCATAATCGTCATCCTCGTCCAGTTAACATGCTCCATCCAGAGCAGCCGATTCATACTCATAAATTCGACTTCCGCCTTACTTATGCAACATCTTCCATATAAATCGACTTGGTTATTCAAGATATACCTGACGGGCGCTGTATATTGTGAATATGGTCCCTGGTAGCTAGAGTTTTTAACCGCCCCAACAAGATAAGAAGGTATTTCATTTGAATAAGGGTTCACTTCACAATCACTCCTGTAATCCTTATTTTTATTCAAATAAACTTATAAGGAAATTGCTTTACAATCGATTTTGTAATCATATCCGCCATTCCCAATGCTTCCGTCTCCATTTTGTCAAAGGCTTCTATACCAGTCTTGAAGTCTTTGTTAAACAAGCTGACCGTCCCTTGTTTAATAATTGATAAATGTTCGTAAAACATTTTTCTGAAGTCTTCTAGTGATAAATAAGGATTGATGCTATTCCAAAACATCACAATCTCCTCCCCATTTTGAAACCACTCTTTTTCTATATCCGTCGCCTTTTCAGTATTTTCTTCTGCTGTGGCCTCTACCAAGTCCCCTGCAAGCGTTATATGTTCCTTCAACAATTGACTATATTTCTGCGCAGCAGTCACACCATAATAAGGTTTTATTGCCTCGCCCATATCCCGCGTATTTTGCAAAAGACGCGCAACAACAAAACTTGCGTCCGGCGTGTCAAAAACAAGGCCACTAACTGTCCCCCGCGTCCACGCCACATGTTCACTCCAAAGACGTCGGAACAAGTTGCCCAGTTCGATAGTTGCTTTACTCATGCAATTACAAGGCTGTATTGGATACCAGCACACGATTCCCCAACAATTATTCACTCACCTTCACTCCCAAATCTCCCACAAGTGTAAACACTACATCGTATTCGAAAACGGTGAGATTTGTGAATTAAAAAATGCAACCCGTGTCGAGGGCTGCATTTTGGTAGTTTATTTTACTTCTTCAAAAGCGATGTCTGCTTGAGGGAATGCCCGATTTTATCGACAATCGTTTCCACCTCACCGGGATTATTAATAAGATCATAGTCATTAATATCAAGACGTAAAACAGGGCACGCATTGAATGAATTAATCCAATTCTCATACCGCCCGTGCATCTCTTCCCAATAAGTAATTGGTGTCTCCTGTTCCATTACACGACCGCGTTCTTTAACACGTGAGATAATCCCGTCAAGTGGTCCCTCCAAATAAACAAGCAAATCAGGATGCGGGAAGTATGGCGTCATGACCATCGCTTCGAACAGATTCGTATACGTATCATAATCAACGGGATTCATCGTCCCTTTTTCCATATGCATTTTCGCAAAAATGCCTGTATCTTCATAAATCGACCGGTCTTGGATAAAACCACCGCCATATTCGAAAATCCGTTTCTGCTCCTTGAAACGCTCTGCAAGGAAATAAATTTGTAAATGGAAGCTCCATTTTTCAAAGTCCTTGTAAAAAAGATCAAGGTACGGATTCTGCTCAACATTTTCAAATGATGTCCTGAAGTTTAGTGCATCCGCAAGTGCCTGCGTCATCGTCGACTTGCCTACACCAACAGTCCCTGCAATTGTAATGACAGCATTTTGTGGAATGCCATATTTTTCACGTAAGTTCATTCAAAGTAACTCCTTTTCGTATCGTTGCATCGACAGTATCTAAAATGAATTGCAGATCCTTTTCATTGTTAACAAAATCAAGATCATCTCCATTGAAACGAAGAACAGGAATTTCAGGATGCGCAGTTTCAAAATACGTTATGAACGTTTCGTAATCTTCAGCAAGCTGCTGTAAATAAGCAGGATCCATGTTTTTCTCAAATTCACGCCCGCGTATGGAGATGCGCTTCATGAGCGTGTCCAAACTCGCGTGGAGGTAAATAATGACGTTTGGCACAGGCATGTCCTGCGTCAAAATCTTATAGATCTCCTCATACTTCACATATTCTTCAGGAGCTAGAGTCCTTTTTGCGAAAATGAGATTTTTAAAAATATGATAATCGGCAACGACCGGTTTCTTTTCAATCAATATTTCGTTTTTTGTATCACTAAGCTGCTTGTATCGATTACAAAGAAAAAACATTTCAGTTTGGAAGCTCCATTCCTCAATGTTATTGTAAAATTTATTTAAAAATGGATTTTCATCCACAATCTCTTTTAGCTGATGGAATTGCTGTATGTCCGCGATTGCTTTAGAAAGTGACGTTTTCCCAACTCCAATCGGACCTTCGACTGCTATGAACGGAACAGACATCAGTAATCCTCCTTCATGTCATATTTATATAACGCTCTTCATTTTATCACACAGGTGAATTGAAATACAGAGTACACATCTGTCTTAAGCATTAAACAGTATTTTTCCACGTGGAACAATTTGAAGGAATGCAATTTCAGTTCGTCCCGTCCTGCGGCTGGCGAACCCGTAAAGTTTTCGGGATGAATTATATCCCGAGCATCTGGCGGCTACAGCCAGACAATATCCAATATAAGTGTGGAATGACAATAATGATGTTACATTTACAATTAAGTTAATCTTCAATCAGCTGAGCTCTTACCCCCCGTTAATGTGTAATGAATTAGGTGCATTACTCCAAAGCAAAAAATAGGAGGAGATGAAATATGGGATTTTTATTAACAGAAGAAATGGTGTTGGACGACATTATTAATACCTGTAAACGATACTTTGGATTTAAAGTATTAGAAGCAATACCTATAAAACGTGGTTGGCTAAACTTAAAGTGGAAAATCACAACAGACTCTAGCGTTTTTTTAATCAAGCAATACAACAAAGAAAGATACAAACTATATAACCACGAAAAGCTATTAGTGGCCTTCTCTCAACAAATGCAATTACATAAAAAAGGTTTTCCATGTCCTAAACTCTATTCTTATGAAGGTCAGTTTCTATTTGAATCGGATAAAGGCGAACTTTTTATAGTAATGGAATACTGTGATGGTGCTGTAGTGCCTCCTGGGAAGTTAGATATTCATCAAATGCATGACTTAGGCCGAATAACAGGAGAAATGCACCATTTGTTAAATGACAATACATTAAGGGTTAAGAGAAGCCCCGAATTTATTCCCCCAAGTCGGCAGGAACGTTTAACCCATTGGAAATCGGCTTGGAATCATGCAAATGATGCCGACAAACCATATTTATTACCTATATTAGAAACACAATATAGGGTAACCGAAACTATAAATTTGGAAGATTTTAATCTAAATGAAACTGGATGGGCTCACCGTGATCTCTGGGTAGACAATTTATTGTTCAAAGAGAAAAAAGTAAGTGCTTTTTTAGATTTCGATAGATTGAACTATGACTACCCACAGCTTGATGTTGCAAGAGCTGTTATATCTGGTGCCTTACATGAAAACGACTTTGATGTTTCCCTTGTACTAGCTTTTATAGAAGGATATAGTGAGAAACGTATATGTGAGAAAGGGTTCCTAATCAGCTCTTTAAAAATGTTGTGGTTTATGGAAAGTACATGGTGGATAAACTCAAGCATGGATCACCATAGTGGACCCCCAGAACGTTTTGCAAAGGAAATGATTTGGCTATCTGAAAATCAAAAAGAATTGAAGTGTATGTTAGGGGATCTATAACATTTAACTAAATAGTGATGAATCTAGGAATAGTCCTTAGATATCGTTAAAGCCTTAAGTACGGGGAATTATTTTATATCGTAGTTAAACAACTTCATTTTAACCCTGCCCTACAATTAAATAACTTTATAATTAGCAGATCACCAAGGAGAGATTACTAATGGATACTTTTAATCAAGATCGATACTATATGCAAATGGCAATTGACGAAGCAATGAAAGCACAAGCCCTAGGTGAAGTTCCTATCGGTGCGATCATTGTGCATGACGATAAAGTCATTGCGCGGGCACATAATTTACGGGAAACGACCCAAAATGCTGTCACTCATGCAGAATTGTCCGCCATTCAGGACGCCTGCAAGAAAATCGGCAGTTGGCGCCTTGAAAATACTACATTGTATGTGACACTCGAGCCATGCCCGATGTGCGCTGGCGCTATTTTACAATCTAGAATTCCGCGCGTTGTCTATGGTGCCCGCGATCCAAAAGGCGGTTGTGTCGACTCGCTCTATCGCTTGTTGAACGATCCACGGTTTAATCATGAATGTGATGTAGTTGAAGGCATGCTAGCGGATGAATGTGGGGAGATACTGACGGCATTTTTCAGAGCCATTCGCGAACGGAAGAAGAAATTAAGAAAAACGGAAGGCGCATAAAAGAAACGCAGCTTTAGTGCGCCACTTCCTGTGGCTGGCACCTGGAGTCTAGACACTGTTCCAGGTTAAAAAACTTATACATTATTATCTTTAAAAAAAGAGGCTGCTCCTAAAGTTAAATAACTTTGGGAGAGCCTCTTTTTTTCATTACATATTGAAAACATGAATACATGTGAAAATTGAGCAAAGGTGTCCCCTTAGCGCCGGAGCGGATTCGAAGAGGATCTTTATTTCAATTAACCTTAGTTAGTAATAACTTCTTTTCCGCCCATGTAAGGACGTAGAACGTCGGGAATAACGACAGAACCGTCTTCCTGCTGGTAATTTTCAAGAATTGCTGCCACAGTACGGCCAATTGCTAGCCCACTTCCGTTCAATGTATGAAGGTATTCAGGTTTCGCACCCACTTCACGGCGGAAACGAATATTTGCACGGCGTGCTTGGAAATCTTCAAAGTTTGAACAAGAAGAGATCTCGCGGTATAGATTTTGTGTTGGAATCCATACTTCTAGATCATATTTCTTCGCTGCAGTGAATCCTAAATCTGCTGTACACATTTTTAGTTTGCGGTATGGCAATTTCAACAATTGCAATACTTTTTCTGCATGCCCTGTCAGTTTTTCGAGTTCATCATAAGAATCTTCAGGTTTCACAAAACGGACAAGCTCCACTTTGTTGAACTGATGCTGACGGATTAGACCGCGTGTATCACGTCCCGCAGATCCTGCTTCTGAGCGGAAATTCGTGCTATAAGCAGCAAATGCAACTGGCAATTGTGTGACATTCAGAATTTCATCGCGGTGGAAGTTTGTTACAGGTACTTCAGATGTCGGAATAAGGAAGTAATCCTCTTCGTTAACTAAAAACGCGTCTTCTTCGAACTTCGGCAGCTGCCCTGTCCCCGTCAGGCTTGTGCGGTTTACCAAGTATGGCGGCAATATTTCTTCGTAACCATGCTCTTCAATATGAAGATCGAGCATGAAATTGATCAATGCACGCTCGAGACGTGCACCAAGTCCGCGGTAAAAGACAAAACGGCTTCCCGCTACTTTTGCGGCACGTTCAAAATCAAGGAGATTTAAATCTGTCCCCACTTCCCAGTGTGGCTTTGGTTCAAATCCGAATTCAGGCTTCTCTCCCCATGTATAAACTTCAACGTTATCGTCTTCACTATCACCAACTGGAACGCTGTCATGTGGAACGTTTGGAATCCGCATCATGATATAGTTCAATTCTTCTTCAACTGTGTTCAGTTCTTCATCAAGTTTTTTGATTTCATCCCCGACTTCACGTGTCCGTGCAATAATCTCGTCTGCATTTTCCTTGTTACGCTTCATTTCAGCAACTTTTTGGGATACTTCATTACGTTCAGCTTTCAAAGCTTCAACTCTCGCGATCAATTCTCTACGTTTGTCATCGAGTCCGCCGAATTTATCAAGCTGAGATATATCCTCCCCACGTTTAGAAAGTTTCTCTTTTACTTCATCGAAATTAGCACGAACCTTTTTAATATCTAGCATGAACAATTCCTCCTTAATTTTCAGACGATAATGGAAAGTGGGCAATAAAGAATAGCGCCTGAATCCTGGACAACAAAAAAAGCCCTCGATTCCCTATAAAAGGGACGAGAACTACCCGCGTTGCCACCCAAATTGACTGAACAGCTAAGTCCAATCCACTCCATTGAAATAACGGTTCAACTACCGGCACAGGCCTACTAACGTTTCAGCCCGGCTACTCAGGGACGGATTCACAAGTGTTTTTACCGGCTCGCACCACCCGCCGACTCTCTTCAAAAAACGCGCTTGTTACTGCTTCCCATCATCGTCTCATGTTTGAAATTACCCTTACTTTACTACAAGGTTGTTTTTTTGGCAAGTCATGCACAGAAAGAATGTATCCGCTTTCTTAAATTACCCTTTAAAAATTTGTGCAACTTGTTCAAAATATTTTCTTTCATGTGGAACAAAGTCCATGAGACCAATTTCCGATTGCGCTCCATCAAAAATATTGACGCATTTAACTGTCATTACTTCATTAACAAAAAGGTCAATCAGTGCTTTTCGCTCCACGACATGGACACTTTCTACTTCTTCATGTTGCAATGAAAATTCGCTTGCTACAAAAGCTGAGTCATACAAGAAGACATTCGAAAACTCACGGTCAATAAAATTTGGTAGTTTAATGGAGTTCTGCACAACGCCTTTCGAATGCAACTTTGTTAAGTCGACTACTATACCTAATTCCTCTTCGACTTCACGGATGCCGTCTGCAACAGATTCAGTTGATAGAATGTGACCGGCAGCGGTAATGTCAAACTGGCCAGGAAAATCTCTTTTCATGTCGCTTCTTTTTTGAATATAGAGGAACTGATCATCGACTAACCAGCAGTGGAATGTTTCATGCCATAATCCATCGCGGTGTACCCTGTCTCTATGTTCATCTCTCAAATAGGTATAGTTTTCATCGAACACTTTTAATCGTTCCATAGTTATCACCTCTGGTTAAGTATACAAAAAAGCGAGAGATTCCCCCCGCTTTTGTATTAATTGATTACCAACCGCGTTCAGACATACGCTCTTCCACTTGAAGAGTCGCGATTTCTAACCCTTTCATCGGTTCGCCGATGTCTTTAGATAGTTCGCCAATCAGTTTATAGTCTTTAAAGTTTGCTGTTGCTTTCACAATTGCACGTGCAAATTTCTCGGGATTTTCAGATTTAAAGATCCCTGAACCTACGAATACACCGTCTGCACCAAGTTCCATCATTAGTGCAGCATCTGCAGGTGT
Proteins encoded in this window:
- a CDS encoding acetylglutamate kinase; protein product: MNNCWGIVCWYPIQPCNCMSKATIELGNLFRRLWSEHVAWTRGTVSGLVFDTPDASFVVARLLQNTRDMGEAIKPYYGVTAAQKYSQLLKEHITLAGDLVEATAEENTEKATDIEKEWFQNGEEIVMFWNSINPYLSLEDFRKMFYEHLSIIKQGTVSLFNKDFKTGIEAFDKMETEALGMADMITKSIVKQFPYKFI
- a CDS encoding deoxynucleoside kinase: MNLREKYGIPQNAVITIAGTVGVGKSTMTQALADALNFRTSFENVEQNPYLDLFYKDFEKWSFHLQIYFLAERFKEQKRIFEYGGGFIQDRSIYEDTGIFAKMHMEKGTMNPVDYDTYTNLFEAMVMTPYFPHPDLLVYLEGPLDGIISRVKERGRVMEQETPITYWEEMHGRYENWINSFNACPVLRLDINDYDLINNPGEVETIVDKIGHSLKQTSLLKK
- a CDS encoding deoxynucleoside kinase; translated protein: MSVPFIAVEGPIGVGKTSLSKAIADIQQFHQLKEIVDENPFLNKFYNNIEEWSFQTEMFFLCNRYKQLSDTKNEILIEKKPVVADYHIFKNLIFAKRTLAPEEYVKYEEIYKILTQDMPVPNVIIYLHASLDTLMKRISIRGREFEKNMDPAYLQQLAEDYETFITYFETAHPEIPVLRFNGDDLDFVNNEKDLQFILDTVDATIRKGVTLNELT
- a CDS encoding phosphotransferase, yielding MGFLLTEEMVLDDIINTCKRYFGFKVLEAIPIKRGWLNLKWKITTDSSVFLIKQYNKERYKLYNHEKLLVAFSQQMQLHKKGFPCPKLYSYEGQFLFESDKGELFIVMEYCDGAVVPPGKLDIHQMHDLGRITGEMHHLLNDNTLRVKRSPEFIPPSRQERLTHWKSAWNHANDADKPYLLPILETQYRVTETINLEDFNLNETGWAHRDLWVDNLLFKEKKVSAFLDFDRLNYDYPQLDVARAVISGALHENDFDVSLVLAFIEGYSEKRICEKGFLISSLKMLWFMESTWWINSSMDHHSGPPERFAKEMIWLSENQKELKCMLGDL
- the tadA gene encoding tRNA adenosine(34) deaminase TadA, whose protein sequence is MDTFNQDRYYMQMAIDEAMKAQALGEVPIGAIIVHDDKVIARAHNLRETTQNAVTHAELSAIQDACKKIGSWRLENTTLYVTLEPCPMCAGAILQSRIPRVVYGARDPKGGCVDSLYRLLNDPRFNHECDVVEGMLADECGEILTAFFRAIRERKKKLRKTEGA
- the serS gene encoding serine--tRNA ligase, which encodes MLDIKKVRANFDEVKEKLSKRGEDISQLDKFGGLDDKRRELIARVEALKAERNEVSQKVAEMKRNKENADEIIARTREVGDEIKKLDEELNTVEEELNYIMMRIPNVPHDSVPVGDSEDDNVEVYTWGEKPEFGFEPKPHWEVGTDLNLLDFERAAKVAGSRFVFYRGLGARLERALINFMLDLHIEEHGYEEILPPYLVNRTSLTGTGQLPKFEEDAFLVNEEDYFLIPTSEVPVTNFHRDEILNVTQLPVAFAAYSTNFRSEAGSAGRDTRGLIRQHQFNKVELVRFVKPEDSYDELEKLTGHAEKVLQLLKLPYRKLKMCTADLGFTAAKKYDLEVWIPTQNLYREISSCSNFEDFQARRANIRFRREVGAKPEYLHTLNGSGLAIGRTVAAILENYQQEDGSVVIPDVLRPYMGGKEVITN
- a CDS encoding NUDIX domain-containing protein gives rise to the protein MERLKVFDENYTYLRDEHRDRVHRDGLWHETFHCWLVDDQFLYIQKRSDMKRDFPGQFDITAAGHILSTESVADGIREVEEELGIVVDLTKLHSKGVVQNSIKLPNFIDREFSNVFLYDSAFVASEFSLQHEEVESVHVVERKALIDLFVNEVMTVKCVNIFDGAQSEIGLMDFVPHERKYFEQVAQIFKG